One stretch of Candidatus Marinimicrobia bacterium CG08_land_8_20_14_0_20_45_22 DNA includes these proteins:
- a CDS encoding pantoate--beta-alanine ligase gives MRVVSSIPETREILREIRLAGKSVGLVPTMGYLHEGHLSLVDEAKKRCNFIVMSIFVNPTQFGPNEDLDKYPRDFERDEKLAQQRGVDLIFYPNVAEMYPKPYFTYVMTEQLSKTLCGASRPIHFRGVTTIVSKLFNIVQPDIAVFGQKDAQQAIIIRRMVDDLNFPVQVVVAPIVREADGLAMSSRNVYLSPEERQQAPIIFRALKSAKELVLNGNRDALAVAELIRRTIGESRLAEIEYIEIVNSITLENVQNIESGNFVAVAVRFGKTRLIDNLVLID, from the coding sequence ATGAGAGTCGTGAGCAGTATTCCGGAAACACGGGAAATCCTCCGGGAAATTCGTCTTGCCGGAAAATCCGTCGGTTTAGTTCCAACGATGGGCTACTTGCATGAGGGACATCTTTCGCTCGTCGATGAAGCGAAGAAACGATGCAATTTTATCGTTATGAGCATTTTCGTCAACCCGACGCAATTTGGACCAAATGAAGACTTGGATAAATATCCGCGCGACTTTGAGCGCGATGAAAAATTAGCGCAGCAACGCGGTGTCGATCTGATATTTTATCCCAACGTGGCGGAAATGTATCCCAAACCATATTTTACTTATGTCATGACCGAACAACTTTCCAAAACGCTGTGCGGCGCGTCGCGTCCGATTCATTTCCGGGGCGTGACGACGATTGTTTCAAAATTATTCAACATCGTTCAGCCGGACATTGCGGTTTTTGGGCAAAAAGACGCTCAGCAGGCGATCATCATCCGGCGAATGGTTGACGATTTGAATTTTCCGGTTCAAGTTGTCGTCGCTCCGATCGTTCGGGAAGCCGATGGATTGGCAATGAGTTCGAGAAATGTCTATCTGTCACCGGAAGAACGTCAGCAAGCGCCAATTATTTTCCGCGCGTTGAAGTCAGCAAAAGAACTCGTATTAAATGGTAATCGGGATGCTTTAGCCGTAGCGGAATTGATCCGGCGAACGATTGGCGAATCGCGGCTTGCGGAAATTGAGTATATCGAAATCGTTAATTCGATCACGTTGGAGAATGTACAAAATATTGAATCGGGGAATTTTGTCGCCGTGGCGGTTCGCTTTGGGAAAACCCGACTGATCGATAACCTGGTTTTGATTGATTGA
- the rsfS gene encoding ribosome silencing factor, which yields MSVRESAVKAARIAFDKKATDVVILDMRGLTSLTDYFIICTAEADAHTKAIVDEIEMKMLPEEKPWHIEGYQHLKWVLMDYVDFVVHVFTRETRDYYNIERLWADAPVEKIESSDE from the coding sequence GTGTCCGTGCGCGAATCGGCGGTCAAAGCGGCAAGGATTGCTTTTGATAAAAAAGCGACCGACGTCGTTATTCTGGATATGCGCGGATTGACCTCATTGACCGATTATTTTATCATTTGCACGGCCGAAGCGGATGCCCATACTAAAGCGATTGTCGATGAAATCGAGATGAAAATGCTTCCCGAAGAAAAACCGTGGCACATTGAAGGATACCAGCACCTGAAGTGGGTTCTGATGGATTATGTCGATTTTGTTGTGCATGTTTTTACACGGGAAACGCGCGACTATTATAATATCGAACGATTGTGGGCGGATGCTCCCGTCGAGAAAATTGAGTCTTCGGACGAATAG